One genomic segment of Nocardia spumae includes these proteins:
- a CDS encoding WXG100-like domain-containing protein, producing the protein MTLTLPPWLPEPVMACVAGHFPQGDETAMRRCADVWADTAQQCAPLAEQHLVAARAIQAASAGEAVDQLARSHLDFAENWRAQQNYCDSMARQLHEGATGVEFQKLVCIFTAATLAGQLARDGLAFAAGGALMGVADRIAADATLSALRKRVLEWLAGAGAKAAAERSLLVLAAKSALVGMTLGGLVNLGAQGVQIMEGNRDGIDLTSARVAVIAGGAGGAAGALTGHVLAPRITTLFGRHATSPAGRLLAHLGGTVFLGGAGGIAGGVAGTGVSLILTGQAFTRQAFTEGVIPGFAGGFLGAAGAAMRARPMPTPAGVPRMPLPDPPGAHAVQVSEASPPGRANVVSTYRDPPAPAAPGTGSGRTAHPDPFDYSTTVPPDKAALRTRPVTEVATDPVAAPPWATRTRDPGKADLISSGNEPKHLSTSVADHRAANSPAREPVPAGVSQRADAAEPVPAGSETAWTVASQHTAEGSGRQDARGSHSSTPHATESAAHNTTEQSRLATSGEPRANSPASPTPPRGVTSAPVDRPPNPADGTPAGPPEPHPEAVETHSVPTDSGEGHNLGTDGSDGPNPPDDPPSTAPASDGDPDRVALGALAAGDREHAENAAAAVASLLRDWPANGPNAAASIAETVTRAIESGDGTIDLTAEFMAFDPNSADRSLRLAITDTVDENHQSMTVWYFDENPPPLTVDAQGKPTLPHRSVQGTEATRHHYTRRVSIERRALGAQLTQAGWPESHIGNAQLIHGEVYENAVGLTPPDRSPVIYRSAIDTGPDGPRLRISVTDHIPGRPTEFDPNNPVPSDKSSGRGGEIRFKASHGTGIIEHGDGSKSIWFELRRNEAAPSDEPAAPPAPAEARPTALKPAAEGINLELLRDMGIDVDGLADLQAPARAADRDIEAAALDDLAPVAQGVEMPRAPFYNGARLWQCEQIFPRAFGEPPEAEGYIRTAAHSSVGEVVYLTEGADGPHRETGAEGAHLASVYGTITRWTDVRDGLNRFHPAGMVLGIDSSVQARPMPAADHSAKNFLEGVSDRVLTASGRIDTSQITSVQFQIYETIIQDRRATLVADGLPGLSDLNAASVSDPVVIRDRINRLAAAIREHYPHIDVSVATSHLSVEEAIRLFEAT; encoded by the coding sequence GTGACCCTGACATTGCCACCGTGGCTGCCTGAACCGGTGATGGCCTGCGTCGCAGGGCATTTTCCGCAGGGCGACGAGACCGCCATGCGCCGCTGCGCGGATGTCTGGGCCGATACCGCCCAGCAGTGCGCCCCCTTGGCGGAGCAACACCTCGTCGCGGCGCGGGCGATACAAGCCGCTTCAGCGGGTGAGGCCGTAGACCAACTCGCCCGGAGCCATCTCGATTTTGCCGAGAACTGGCGCGCTCAGCAGAACTACTGCGACAGCATGGCCCGGCAGCTGCACGAGGGCGCGACCGGGGTCGAATTCCAGAAGCTGGTCTGCATTTTCACCGCGGCGACCTTGGCCGGACAGCTGGCACGCGATGGGCTCGCCTTCGCGGCCGGTGGTGCGCTGATGGGCGTCGCCGACCGGATCGCGGCCGATGCGACCCTGTCCGCCTTGCGGAAAAGAGTGCTCGAGTGGCTCGCCGGAGCCGGAGCCAAGGCAGCGGCGGAACGAAGTCTGCTGGTGCTGGCCGCGAAGTCGGCACTGGTGGGTATGACGCTGGGCGGCCTGGTCAATCTCGGCGCCCAGGGTGTGCAGATCATGGAGGGGAATCGAGACGGCATCGATCTCACCTCGGCGCGTGTGGCCGTCATCGCGGGTGGCGCGGGTGGCGCGGCCGGCGCGCTCACCGGTCATGTACTGGCCCCGAGGATTACCACCCTGTTCGGCCGCCACGCCACGAGCCCGGCGGGGCGATTGCTCGCGCATTTGGGAGGAACGGTGTTCCTCGGCGGTGCCGGTGGCATCGCCGGCGGTGTGGCCGGCACCGGGGTGTCGCTGATATTGACCGGTCAGGCGTTCACTCGTCAGGCATTCACCGAGGGAGTAATTCCCGGGTTCGCGGGCGGCTTCCTCGGCGCTGCCGGGGCTGCCATGCGCGCCCGGCCGATGCCCACACCGGCAGGTGTGCCGCGCATGCCGCTACCGGATCCGCCAGGGGCGCACGCGGTTCAGGTGAGCGAGGCTTCGCCGCCCGGCCGGGCGAACGTGGTGTCAACCTACCGCGACCCTCCCGCTCCTGCGGCGCCCGGAACCGGGTCCGGGCGAACCGCCCATCCGGACCCGTTCGACTACAGCACCACAGTGCCTCCGGACAAGGCCGCCCTCCGCACCCGGCCGGTCACCGAGGTCGCCACCGATCCGGTCGCGGCACCGCCTTGGGCTACCCGCACCCGGGATCCCGGCAAAGCCGATCTCATCTCCTCGGGCAACGAGCCGAAACACCTGTCGACGAGTGTCGCCGATCATCGCGCGGCCAATTCCCCTGCGCGCGAGCCGGTTCCGGCCGGGGTCTCACAGCGAGCAGACGCCGCCGAGCCGGTCCCCGCGGGATCGGAAACTGCCTGGACTGTCGCTTCCCAACATACTGCCGAAGGGTCGGGGCGCCAGGACGCACGCGGATCGCACAGCAGCACACCGCATGCGACCGAATCCGCCGCCCACAACACCACGGAGCAGAGCCGACTGGCGACGAGCGGTGAGCCCCGCGCAAACTCGCCCGCGAGTCCCACACCACCACGCGGGGTGACGTCGGCTCCGGTGGATCGGCCGCCGAACCCGGCCGACGGCACGCCCGCCGGGCCGCCGGAGCCGCACCCTGAGGCCGTCGAAACGCACAGTGTGCCGACCGATTCCGGCGAGGGACACAACCTTGGCACCGACGGTTCGGACGGCCCCAACCCGCCGGACGACCCACCGAGCACGGCACCGGCTTCGGACGGCGATCCCGACCGCGTCGCCCTCGGAGCACTCGCCGCGGGCGATCGCGAGCACGCGGAAAACGCTGCGGCGGCAGTTGCATCACTCTTGCGGGATTGGCCGGCGAACGGACCCAACGCCGCCGCCTCGATCGCCGAAACCGTCACTCGGGCAATAGAATCCGGCGACGGTACGATCGACCTCACCGCCGAGTTCATGGCGTTCGATCCCAATTCGGCGGACCGCTCGCTGCGCCTGGCGATCACCGATACCGTCGATGAGAACCACCAGTCCATGACGGTGTGGTATTTCGACGAGAATCCGCCACCACTGACGGTAGACGCGCAGGGCAAACCGACCCTTCCGCATCGGTCGGTGCAGGGAACCGAGGCAACCCGTCACCATTACACACGCCGTGTGTCCATCGAACGGCGTGCGCTCGGCGCGCAATTGACGCAAGCAGGCTGGCCGGAATCGCATATCGGCAACGCCCAGTTGATCCACGGCGAGGTGTACGAGAACGCCGTCGGACTCACCCCACCGGACCGCTCACCGGTAATCTACCGATCCGCGATCGATACCGGCCCCGACGGCCCCCGGCTCCGCATCTCGGTCACCGACCATATTCCCGGGCGACCAACGGAATTCGACCCGAACAATCCGGTGCCGAGCGACAAATCCAGCGGGCGCGGCGGCGAGATCCGGTTCAAGGCGTCCCACGGTACCGGAATCATCGAGCATGGCGACGGCAGCAAATCGATCTGGTTCGAGCTCCGTCGGAACGAAGCCGCACCGTCCGACGAGCCGGCCGCACCTCCGGCGCCTGCCGAAGCTCGGCCTACCGCCCTGAAGCCCGCAGCCGAGGGCATCAATCTGGAGCTCCTGCGCGACATGGGTATCGACGTAGACGGTCTCGCCGACTTGCAAGCCCCGGCACGGGCCGCGGACCGCGACATCGAGGCCGCGGCCCTCGACGATCTCGCACCGGTTGCGCAGGGAGTGGAGATGCCGCGCGCGCCTTTCTACAACGGTGCCCGGCTGTGGCAGTGCGAGCAGATCTTTCCCCGGGCTTTCGGAGAGCCGCCCGAAGCAGAGGGCTACATCCGGACCGCGGCGCACAGTTCGGTGGGCGAGGTCGTCTACCTTACTGAAGGGGCCGACGGTCCCCACCGCGAAACGGGCGCCGAGGGCGCCCATCTCGCGAGCGTGTATGGCACGATCACCCGCTGGACCGACGTCCGCGACGGCCTGAACCGCTTCCATCCGGCGGGCATGGTGCTCGGCATCGATTCCAGTGTCCAGGCTCGCCCGATGCCCGCAGCAGACCACTCGGCGAAGAATTTCCTCGAAGGCGTGAGCGACCGCGTCCTGACCGCATCGGGTCGCATAGACACATCGCAGATCACGAGTGTGCAGTTCCAGATCTACGAGACGATCATCCAGGATCGTCGCGCGACGCTGGTGGCCGACGGCCTACCCGGATTGAGTGATCTGAACGCAGCCTCCGTGTCCGATCCCGTAGTGATCCGGGACCGGATAAATCGGCTGGCCGCCGCGATCCGAGAGCACTACCCGCATATCGACGTATCGGTCGCGACGAGTCACTTGTCCGTCGAGGAGGCGATCCGACTGTTCGAGGCGACGTGA
- a CDS encoding serine hydrolase domain-containing protein — MRALEQIRDWPVRHAAAGVVDTRGVVGTEGDLDRVFALASVTKPLAAYAVLVAVEEGAIELDQPAGPPGSTVRHLLAHASGLAFDTTVILSEPGQRRIYSSAGFEVLAEFLTRETGIEFPDYLHEAVFEPLGMKSSVLTGSAGHAARSTVHDLLRFAAELLEPTLLSADTLAAATGVQFPGLGGVLPGYGSQRPNDWGLGFEIRDHKTPHWTGGANSPRTYGHFGQSGTFLWVDPQIGVACVALSDENFGDWARAVWPTFSDAVIADHQRIRDTGEK; from the coding sequence CGCGCGGAGTCGTCGGTACCGAGGGGGATCTCGACCGCGTCTTCGCGCTCGCCTCGGTGACCAAACCCCTTGCGGCCTACGCGGTTCTGGTCGCGGTCGAGGAGGGGGCGATCGAACTGGATCAACCCGCCGGGCCGCCCGGTTCGACCGTCCGCCATCTGCTCGCGCACGCCTCCGGATTGGCTTTCGACACCACGGTGATCCTGTCCGAGCCGGGACAGCGCCGCATCTACTCCAGCGCCGGTTTCGAGGTTCTGGCCGAGTTCCTCACCCGTGAGACCGGAATCGAATTCCCCGACTATCTGCACGAGGCGGTATTCGAGCCACTCGGAATGAAATCCTCGGTATTGACCGGCTCGGCCGGACACGCCGCTCGTTCCACCGTGCACGATCTGTTGCGTTTCGCCGCGGAATTGCTGGAGCCGACACTGCTGTCCGCGGACACCCTCGCCGCGGCGACCGGTGTGCAATTCCCCGGCCTCGGCGGTGTGCTCCCCGGATACGGTTCGCAGCGCCCCAATGATTGGGGTCTGGGATTCGAGATCCGCGATCACAAGACTCCGCATTGGACGGGGGGAGCCAACTCGCCGCGGACCTATGGTCATTTCGGGCAGTCCGGAACCTTCCTGTGGGTGGACCCGCAGATCGGAGTGGCGTGTGTGGCATTGAGCGATGAGAATTTCGGGGATTGGGCTCGTGCGGTGTGGCCGACCTTCAGTGATGCCGTCATCGCGGATCACCAGCGGATTCGCGACACGGGCGAAAAGTAA
- a CDS encoding DUF3145 domain-containing protein yields the protein MRASDQFADVTCGVVYIHASPAALCPHIEWTLSSALKSPASLRWTAQPAAGGQLRATTDWVGPVGTAARIAKALRDWPVLHFEVTEDPSEGVDGERYSFVPGLGLWSGAMSANGDVMVGEMRLREIVRSARARGRAGDISADIDRALGTAWDDELEPFRTGGEGAEVTWLRRDVG from the coding sequence GTGCGCGCATCTGATCAGTTCGCGGATGTGACATGTGGTGTGGTGTATATCCACGCGTCACCGGCCGCGCTGTGCCCGCACATCGAATGGACGCTCTCCTCCGCGCTGAAATCACCGGCGTCGCTGCGCTGGACCGCGCAACCCGCCGCCGGTGGACAACTGCGCGCAACCACCGACTGGGTGGGTCCGGTGGGTACCGCCGCGCGAATTGCCAAGGCGTTGCGGGATTGGCCGGTTCTGCACTTCGAAGTGACCGAGGATCCCTCCGAGGGAGTCGACGGCGAACGCTACAGTTTCGTTCCCGGCCTCGGATTGTGGTCGGGCGCGATGAGCGCCAACGGCGATGTCATGGTCGGTGAAATGCGCCTGCGTGAAATAGTCCGCTCCGCCCGCGCCCGCGGCCGGGCCGGCGACATCTCCGCCGATATCGATCGCGCCCTCGGCACCGCCTGGGACGACGAACTGGAACCCTTCCGCACCGGCGGCGAGGGCGCCGAGGTCACCTGGTTGCGTCGCGACGTCGGCTGA